In one Pseudomonas tensinigenes genomic region, the following are encoded:
- the gabP gene encoding GABA permease: MISPNSTDSSSQLAQGFKPRHVTMLSIAGIIGAGLFVGSGHAIAAAGPAVLLAYLFSGLLVVLVMRMLGEMAVANPDTGSFSTYADHAIGRWAGFTIGWLYWWFWVLVIPIEALAAGHVLNQWFPQVDAWLFALGSIIALVVTNLFSVSKYGEFEFWFAMAKVVAIIGFIGVGFAVLMGCIPDREVSGLSGLMAEHGGFAPNGLSAVVGAFITIMFSFIGTEAVTIAAAESNDPSRNIAKATRSVIWRIGVFYLLSIFVVISVVPWNDPLLASVGSYQRALEIMNIPHAKFMVDIVVLIAVASCMNSSIYIASRMLFSLGRRGDAPKMLKATSSEGVPRAAVIASTVIGASITVWSYFMPAGLFQFLLASSGAIALLVYLAIAVSQLRMRRILQQRNVELTFRMWLFPWLTWLVIVFICAALAVMMITPEHRTEVTTTIGLALAISFIGLVTSRHPAPAARVTSVG; this comes from the coding sequence GAGTAGCCAATTGGCGCAGGGCTTCAAGCCTCGTCACGTCACTATGTTGTCCATCGCCGGGATTATCGGCGCCGGTTTGTTCGTAGGTTCGGGGCATGCCATTGCGGCGGCGGGGCCGGCGGTTCTTCTGGCCTATCTGTTTTCCGGTTTGCTGGTGGTGCTGGTCATGCGCATGCTCGGCGAAATGGCGGTGGCTAACCCCGACACTGGCTCGTTCTCGACCTATGCCGACCATGCCATCGGGCGCTGGGCGGGGTTCACTATCGGTTGGCTCTACTGGTGGTTCTGGGTGCTGGTGATTCCTATCGAAGCGCTCGCCGCCGGGCATGTACTCAACCAATGGTTTCCGCAGGTTGATGCATGGCTGTTCGCGTTGGGCTCGATCATTGCGCTGGTGGTGACCAACCTGTTCAGCGTGTCCAAGTACGGCGAATTCGAGTTCTGGTTCGCCATGGCCAAGGTCGTGGCGATCATTGGTTTTATCGGCGTTGGTTTTGCCGTGTTGATGGGCTGTATTCCCGACAGAGAAGTCAGCGGTTTGAGTGGGCTGATGGCCGAGCACGGTGGGTTTGCACCCAACGGCTTGTCAGCGGTGGTCGGCGCTTTCATCACCATCATGTTCAGCTTTATCGGTACCGAAGCGGTGACCATCGCCGCCGCCGAATCGAATGACCCGTCGCGAAACATAGCCAAAGCCACGCGTTCGGTAATCTGGCGTATCGGCGTGTTTTACCTGCTGTCGATTTTCGTGGTCATCTCTGTGGTGCCTTGGAATGATCCGTTGCTGGCCTCGGTAGGTTCCTATCAGCGGGCCCTGGAAATCATGAACATTCCCCATGCCAAGTTTATGGTCGACATCGTCGTACTGATCGCCGTAGCCAGTTGCATGAACTCCTCGATCTACATTGCCTCGCGCATGTTGTTTTCGTTGGGTCGTCGTGGCGACGCGCCGAAGATGCTGAAGGCGACGTCCTCGGAAGGTGTTCCGCGCGCAGCGGTCATCGCCAGCACCGTGATCGGTGCGTCAATCACCGTGTGGAGCTATTTCATGCCCGCCGGACTGTTTCAATTCCTGCTGGCCAGCTCCGGGGCGATTGCCTTGCTGGTCTACCTCGCCATTGCCGTGTCGCAGTTGCGCATGCGGCGGATTTTGCAACAGCGCAACGTCGAACTGACCTTTCGCATGTGGCTGTTTCCCTGGCTGACGTGGCTGGTGATTGTGTTCATCTGCGCAGCGTTGGCGGTGATGATGATTACCCCGGAACACCGCACCGAAGTCACCACAACCATCGGCTTGGCGCTGGCGATTTCCTTTATCGGCCTGGTGACGTCGCGTCATCCTGCGCCGGCGGCGAGGGTCACGTCGGTGGGGTAA